DNA from Salinibacterium sp. dk2585:
GTGCAGCTCGCTCTGCTCGAGCTGTGCGGCGACGAGGGCAGCGGCATCCTGCACCCTGCCGAGGTTGTGACGCAGGTTCGGCATGACATGCACGGGATGGCCGGCAGCGTGCAGCCGGCAGACGAGCGGCTGCATGAATCGCCAGGTCTCATAGACCCCCGGGATCACGACAACCGGTCGCCGGTCGCCGCTCGTGAAGCTTCCCGGCTGGGCACCGGGCAGCAACGCCCGCACCTGCCACCATCCCGCGTAGGCGTAGTCGATCGTCCACCACCACGCCCGCGCGACGAGTGACGCGACGCCGCGCGCCGGCGGCACCCGCTGCGCCCTGGGCGCGGGCTCCTCCTCGGCGATGAAGCGGGTGAGTGCTGCCGCGACCGAGCGGGGTGCCGAATGATGCAGCACATGCGCGTGATTGGGGAGTTGGAGCATCCGCCCCCTCGGTGCGGTCGCCGCCAGCTGGCGGCAGAACTCGGGGTGGGCGATCGGGTCGCGCTCGCCGCGGAGCACGAGCACGGGGCAGGTGACGTCGCGGATGCGTTCCTCGGTCGGGTAGTCAATCATCGACGGGAGTGTGCGCAGGTACCATCCCAGGCCGCAGCGCAGGTAGTCGGTGAAGACGAGCCAGTTGGCAGACGGCGGCTCGCGGAGACTGTCGAGGCCGAGCGAGAGGGCCTGCTGCAGGACAGTGCGTCGCCGCGGGTCGACGACGGGGCCGAGGAGGGCGACCCGCTCCGTGAGGTCTGGCCTCTGGCGGGCGAGTTCCAGCACGAACTGGCTTCCCATGGAGTGGCCGACGACGGTGCAGGATGTCACGCCCAGGTCGTCGAGCGTGGCGGCGAGCACGCGCGCATGGTCTTCCACCGAGAGGGCGCGCTCGGGGTGCGGGGTCGCGCCGAAGCCGGGGAGGTCGATCGAGTGGACAGTCGCGGTCGCTGAGAGCTGGTCGTGCAGCCGGGCGTAGTAGCGGTGAGACATCCCGATGCCGTGGACGAGCGCGATGACGGGGGAGCCAGACGGGGCGCGGGTTGTGAAGACGTCGACGTCGCGCCGAGTGCCGTCAATGGTCACGGCGCGGCGTGAGCGAGGTGGGCGCATGCCCAGAGGATACGCAGGCAA
Protein-coding regions in this window:
- a CDS encoding alpha/beta fold hydrolase, which encodes MRPPRSRRAVTIDGTRRDVDVFTTRAPSGSPVIALVHGIGMSHRYYARLHDQLSATATVHSIDLPGFGATPHPERALSVEDHARVLAATLDDLGVTSCTVVGHSMGSQFVLELARQRPDLTERVALLGPVVDPRRRTVLQQALSLGLDSLREPPSANWLVFTDYLRCGLGWYLRTLPSMIDYPTEERIRDVTCPVLVLRGERDPIAHPEFCRQLAATAPRGRMLQLPNHAHVLHHSAPRSVAAALTRFIAEEEPAPRAQRVPPARGVASLVARAWWWTIDYAYAGWWQVRALLPGAQPGSFTSGDRRPVVVIPGVYETWRFMQPLVCRLHAAGHPVHVMPNLRHNLGRVQDAAALVAAQLEQSELHDVVVVAHSKGGLIGKALMLDPRVAERVTAMVAVATPFSGSRYARLFWVPSLRSFSPYSPTTVQLGRERGVNSRIRSLFGVFDPHIPEGSELPGAENVRVPVGGHFRILAHPRTVELVLDAAANGVGAP